Proteins encoded together in one Gemmatimonadota bacterium DH-78 window:
- a CDS encoding nuclear transport factor 2 family protein, which yields MDQLIREMVRQASAERAVIELFVATDRRDWHRVRRLLADTVAVDLSTAGGPQGAIAADDVVDSWRSGLARLDAVHHQVGNLRTTIHGDDAHVACHGIVIHHRRTVTGRDTRTFVGTYDLGLLDSPRGWHVHTFRFQLRFTDGNPGLLD from the coding sequence GTGGATCAGCTGATACGCGAGATGGTGCGGCAGGCGTCGGCCGAGCGGGCGGTGATCGAACTGTTCGTGGCGACCGACCGGCGCGATTGGCACCGGGTTCGGCGACTCCTGGCCGACACGGTCGCGGTCGACCTGTCGACGGCGGGGGGGCCGCAGGGCGCGATCGCCGCCGACGACGTGGTGGACAGTTGGCGCTCCGGACTGGCTCGTCTCGATGCAGTGCACCACCAGGTGGGCAATCTGCGCACCACCATCCACGGCGACGACGCCCATGTGGCCTGCCACGGGATCGTGATCCACCACCGTCGCACCGTCACCGGCCGCGACACCCGAACCTTCGTGGGTACCTACGACCTCGGCCTGCTCGACTCCCCGCGCGGCTGGCACGTGCACACCTTCCGCTTCCAGCTCCGTTTCACCGACGGCAATCCGGGGCTGCTGGACTGA